The Paenibacillus sp. MBLB1832 genome has a window encoding:
- the hslO gene encoding Hsp33 family molecular chaperone HslO: MSDYLIRGTALDGRVRAFAVQTTRLTEEMSTRHQTTPTATAALGRTAAAGLLLGAMLKGEEHLIVQVKGDGPIGQIVVDANAKGEVRGYVDNPLVDPPLKENGKLDVSAAVGTEGFLYITKDLGLKEPYKGSVPLVSGELAEDFTYYFAKSEQTPSAVALGVLVNTDHTIIASGGFVIQLLPGLTDREIDEIEGMLSQIPSFTNMLGSGLSLEQILQTILPSFQTLHEMDVKFQCKCSREKVESTLISLGKHELQEIIEDEGFAEVVCHFCNEAYRYDEEDLQRMISL; this comes from the coding sequence ATGAGTGATTATTTAATTCGAGGAACAGCATTGGATGGGCGCGTGCGTGCGTTTGCCGTTCAGACGACGCGTCTGACGGAGGAAATGAGTACGCGGCATCAAACAACGCCTACGGCAACAGCCGCATTAGGGCGTACGGCAGCTGCGGGTCTTCTTCTAGGCGCTATGCTCAAAGGGGAAGAGCATCTGATCGTTCAAGTCAAAGGCGATGGCCCGATCGGTCAAATCGTCGTTGATGCGAATGCGAAGGGTGAAGTGCGCGGCTACGTTGACAACCCGCTTGTTGATCCACCTTTGAAAGAGAACGGGAAATTAGACGTTTCCGCTGCGGTGGGGACCGAAGGCTTCCTATACATAACGAAAGACTTAGGGTTAAAAGAACCGTACAAAGGCAGCGTGCCGCTCGTTTCTGGCGAGTTAGCTGAGGATTTCACGTATTATTTTGCCAAGTCGGAACAAACACCGTCAGCTGTAGCACTTGGTGTACTAGTTAACACAGACCACACCATTATTGCTTCGGGGGGCTTCGTTATTCAACTCCTGCCAGGCTTAACCGACCGTGAAATCGATGAAATCGAAGGGATGCTCAGCCAAATTCCGAGTTTCACAAACATGTTAGGCAGCGGATTAAGTCTTGAGCAGATTTTACAAACGATTTTACCTTCCTTCCAAACGTTGCATGAGATGGATGTGAAGTTCCAATGCAAGTGCAGTCGGGAGAAAGTCGAGTCTACCTTAATCTCCTTGGGTAAGCACGAGCTTCAAGAGATCATTGAAGACGAAGGATTTGCGGAAGTTGTTTGTCATTTCTGTAATGAAGCTTACAGATATGATGAGGAAGATTTACAAAGGATGATTAGTCTGTAA
- a CDS encoding peptidyl-prolyl cis-trans isomerase has product MHNVNRLWGVIIVLAIGILLLASLLISHAVNQSEPRPSPEPEPKQQGEDKNTQVVAKIGNRDITMAELQTVLTRHYGAEQLGQMLDREVIRLEGNETQITVSSAELNRELKRMQQGYESEQQFYDSMQSQLGMSQQEIKEDVSNKLLLEKLATASIHITDPQVDTYISTHADEFKQDTEYNIQQIIVSTKDQATKVIAALAKGENFATLARDRSIDDATNNSGGDLGWVESDDPFVEAPILETAKLLKIGEVSKPVPVSQGFAVVSLKNRREKTNPDQAFIRENVRRELALQQAPPLKDFVTQLRGKWKATVTDPTLR; this is encoded by the coding sequence ATGCACAACGTAAATCGTTTATGGGGAGTTATCATCGTACTGGCGATTGGTATTCTCTTGCTCGCATCCTTGCTGATCAGTCATGCCGTCAATCAATCAGAACCAAGACCATCGCCAGAGCCTGAGCCGAAGCAGCAGGGTGAGGATAAGAATACGCAAGTAGTCGCCAAAATTGGAAATCGGGACATCACGATGGCTGAGCTGCAAACTGTGTTAACTCGGCATTACGGGGCAGAGCAGCTCGGACAAATGTTGGATCGCGAAGTGATTCGCCTAGAGGGAAATGAGACCCAAATAACGGTGAGTAGTGCGGAACTCAATCGTGAGTTGAAGAGGATGCAGCAAGGGTACGAAAGTGAACAGCAATTTTATGATTCTATGCAAAGTCAATTAGGGATGTCACAGCAGGAGATCAAAGAGGATGTATCGAATAAGTTGTTACTTGAGAAATTAGCAACGGCTTCGATTCACATCACGGATCCTCAGGTGGATACCTACATAAGCACCCATGCAGACGAATTTAAACAAGACACCGAATACAACATTCAGCAAATCATTGTATCGACCAAAGATCAGGCGACGAAGGTGATTGCAGCGCTAGCCAAAGGAGAGAACTTTGCTACGTTGGCAAGAGACCGTTCCATTGATGATGCCACCAACAATTCGGGTGGTGATTTGGGTTGGGTGGAAAGCGATGATCCTTTTGTCGAGGCACCGATCTTGGAGACAGCGAAATTACTGAAGATCGGTGAAGTCAGCAAGCCCGTACCCGTATCGCAAGGTTTTGCAGTGGTTAGTTTGAAGAATCGGCGAGAGAAAACGAATCCCGACCAAGCCTTTATTCGTGAAAATGTTCGGAGAGAGTTAGCGCTTCAGCAAGCGCCTCCACTGAAAGACTTTGTTACGCAATTGCGGGGCAAATGGAAGGCAACAGTGACGGATCCAACACTCCGTTAA
- the cysK gene encoding cysteine synthase A — MARLVQNITDLIGDTPLVRLNRVVPEGSAEVYVKLEYQNPGSSVKDRIAISMIEVAEKEGKLKPGDTIVEPTSGNTGIGIALVAAAKGYKAILVMPETMSLERRNLLRAYGAQLVLTPGAEGMKGAIKRAEELQAENPSYFIPQQFKNQANVKVHRETTGPEIVEAINAYDGKLDAFISGIGTGGTITGAGGVLKENFPNIKIYAIEPAASPVLSGGKPGPHKIQGIGAGFVPDILNTNIYDGVITVENEDAFETSRRVAKEEGILGGISSGAAIFAALRVAKELGAGKRVVAVVPSNGERYLSTPLYQFEEQ; from the coding sequence ATGGCAAGATTAGTTCAGAACATTACGGATTTGATTGGTGATACACCACTGGTGCGTTTGAACCGTGTAGTTCCAGAAGGCAGTGCAGAGGTTTATGTGAAATTGGAGTACCAGAATCCAGGTTCCAGCGTGAAAGACCGTATTGCAATCTCCATGATTGAAGTAGCTGAGAAAGAAGGCAAATTGAAGCCAGGCGACACCATCGTTGAACCGACAAGCGGTAACACAGGTATCGGTATTGCATTGGTTGCAGCGGCTAAAGGATATAAAGCGATTCTTGTTATGCCAGAAACGATGTCCCTAGAAAGACGTAACCTGCTTCGCGCTTACGGTGCACAGCTAGTATTGACGCCTGGGGCTGAAGGTATGAAGGGTGCAATTAAACGCGCGGAAGAGCTTCAAGCAGAGAATCCTTCCTATTTTATTCCGCAACAATTTAAGAACCAAGCCAACGTGAAAGTTCACCGCGAAACAACAGGTCCAGAAATCGTAGAAGCGATCAATGCGTATGACGGTAAATTGGATGCTTTCATCTCGGGTATCGGTACGGGTGGTACGATCACAGGTGCGGGCGGCGTATTGAAAGAAAACTTCCCGAACATCAAAATTTACGCAATCGAGCCTGCGGCTTCCCCGGTTCTTTCTGGCGGTAAACCAGGTCCTCATAAAATTCAAGGTATCGGTGCAGGCTTTGTTCCAGATATTTTGAACACAAACATCTATGACGGCGTTATTACCGTAGAGAACGAAGATGCGTTCGAAACGTCACGTCGTGTTGCCAAAGAAGAAGGGATTCTTGGCGGCATTTCCTCAGGTGCAGCGATTTTTGCAGCATTGAGAGTGGCAAAAGAGCTAGGCGCTGGCAAACGTGTCGTTGCGGTTGTGCCAAGTAACGGTGAGCGTTACCTGTCTACGCCATTGTACCAATTCGAAGAGCAATAA
- a CDS encoding anthranilate synthase component I family protein, with protein MILTTLEQWRQWSQTYTMLPYVIKLGLADDRIASWADAWKDASPTSFVLESGKGGRYTHFGLHPTSAIHGKGFEATITLPSTPSIQLKGKPLDVVKQWMSAYHSPKVPGAPKFVGGCVGYWSYDVIRTIEKLPEQSQDDLPIPDYSFAMYDQVWTLDHTEKSLYIAVHMPWANTGADLDALYAEAHAHAEAMLVRWHALRAGNWSGTPLSGGDHPAMAREQLHIDVETIAGIEPAFDKAAYMAAVERIQAYIGQGDVFQVNLSVRQSRQLRTTPEEIYEALRIVNPSPYMGLLRFDGFALVSGSPELLVQLEDGVLRTRPIAGTRPRGKDEQDDLRLAGELIHNDKERAEHVMLVDLERNDLGRISRFGSVQVKDFMVIEYYSHVMHIVSEVVGELAPDKDAYDVIAATFPGGTITGAPKIRCMEIIEELEPVRRGPYTGSMGWIDYNGNMEFNIIIRTLVAIDGKGHIQAGAGIVIDSIPEREYIESLNKAKAMWKAIEYSERSMSRA; from the coding sequence ATGATTTTAACAACGCTGGAGCAGTGGCGACAATGGTCGCAGACCTACACCATGCTGCCATATGTTATCAAATTAGGGCTGGCCGATGATCGCATCGCTTCGTGGGCAGATGCGTGGAAAGACGCGTCCCCGACGTCCTTTGTCCTGGAAAGCGGCAAGGGCGGGCGTTATACGCATTTCGGATTGCATCCTACGTCAGCGATTCACGGTAAGGGATTCGAAGCGACAATCACCTTGCCAAGCACACCTTCTATACAGCTGAAAGGCAAACCGCTGGACGTGGTCAAGCAATGGATGTCTGCGTATCACAGCCCTAAGGTACCAGGAGCGCCTAAATTTGTAGGGGGCTGTGTCGGTTACTGGAGCTATGACGTGATTCGCACCATTGAGAAACTGCCTGAACAATCGCAGGATGATCTGCCGATCCCTGACTATAGCTTCGCCATGTATGATCAAGTGTGGACACTCGATCATACAGAGAAGAGCCTCTACATCGCTGTGCACATGCCTTGGGCCAACACTGGAGCGGACCTCGACGCGCTCTACGCTGAGGCACACGCGCACGCAGAAGCGATGCTCGTTCGCTGGCACGCGCTCCGCGCCGGCAACTGGTCCGGCACGCCGCTAAGCGGCGGCGACCATCCCGCGATGGCGCGCGAGCAGCTGCACATCGACGTCGAAACCATCGCAGGCATCGAACCTGCGTTCGACAAAGCCGCCTACATGGCTGCGGTTGAACGCATCCAGGCCTACATCGGACAAGGTGACGTGTTCCAAGTCAACTTGTCCGTGAGACAGAGCCGGCAGCTGCGCACGACGCCGGAAGAGATCTACGAGGCGCTGCGCATCGTCAATCCCTCGCCCTACATGGGCTTGCTGCGCTTCGACGGCTTCGCCCTCGTCTCTGGCTCGCCCGAGCTGCTCGTGCAGCTCGAAGACGGCGTCCTGCGGACGCGTCCCATCGCGGGCACGCGCCCGCGCGGCAAGGACGAGCAGGATGATCTGCGCCTAGCCGGCGAGCTCATCCACAATGACAAAGAGCGCGCTGAGCACGTCATGCTGGTCGATCTCGAGCGCAACGACCTTGGACGGATCTCCCGATTTGGCTCCGTCCAAGTGAAAGACTTCATGGTCATCGAATACTATTCCCATGTGATGCACATCGTCTCCGAAGTCGTCGGAGAACTTGCCCCAGACAAAGACGCCTATGATGTCATCGCGGCGACCTTCCCGGGCGGAACCATCACGGGCGCGCCGAAGATCCGCTGCATGGAAATTATTGAAGAGTTAGAGCCTGTCCGCCGCGGTCCTTACACAGGATCTATGGGATGGATTGACTATAATGGCAATATGGAATTTAATATTATTATACGTACGCTTGTGGCCATTGATGGCAAGGGTCATATTCAAGCGGGAGCGGGGATCGTCATCGATTCCATTCCAGAGCGTGAATACATAGAATCCTTGAACAAGGCCAAAGCAATGTGGAAAGCAATTGAATATAGCGAGCGGAGCATGAGCCGAGCTTAG